A stretch of DNA from Pseudomonadota bacterium:
GTAGATCCCGCGGGTGCCCTTCCTATCGTAGCGGCGTTTGGGCAGGGAACGCCCGGCCTTCTACCTGCCGGCGGTGGCCTGGTGGAAGGGCGCGTACTGGTTGCTGCGTCCGCGCCGCTCCCATCGGGCACGGTGGTGCAGGTAGCCACCAGCGAGACCTACGACCTTGCCACAGGAACCGTTGCGTCCTCACCAACCCAGGTGCAGGACATCGCGCTCTATCGCTCGCCCGTCATCGACGTCGCGAACGCCGACACGACCGGGGCCGTCGTAGTCCTAGGCGCGCGCTTCCCGATCCAGGCGTCACGCACCTACGCAGCGTCGGCGCTGCGCAAGGGGAACATCCACATCGACGTCTTGGCGGGACGCGAGGATTACCGTGGTGCCATCGGTGGACTCGACGCGCTGAGCACGGGTGATGGCGACGCCTTGCTGCAAGTAGCGTCTCACAGCCTGGCCGAGCAGACAGTCCTGGACATCGAGCAGCAGCGCAACGTAGCGGACTACTTGCCGCACACGGACGGGATCGTCCCGCTCAGCGAGCTTTGCCTCGACCTTTCAGGCGAAAAGCTGCGCAAGCCCGCCAGCCTCTCGCTCGGAAGCCTCGCCAGTGCCGGCGGCACGCTCCTGCTCGCGCGCATCGAACGCGTGGACGGCGTGGCGTATCCGATCGTCGTAGCGGTAGGCAAGGCCCAACCCGGACAGAGCCTGTTCTCCGCGTCGTCCGAGCTTCCAGGCATTCGACAGGAAGGCACCTATGTCGTCTACGGCGCCGCCGAACCTGTCGGTTTCGTCGCAGGCACCACACGAACCGAGCAAGGCACGCCTGTATCGACGCTCGTCACCACGAGCAACTCGCCCTTCGCCGCCCTGTCCGGCCCGAACGGCCGCTATCTCGTGCCCGCCAAACCCGGAGACGTCACGCTCAGCGCCCGCGTCTCGGAAACCAAGCTAGCAGGCAGCGCGTTGGCCTGGGTCACCGCTGAGCAGACCATCAGCCTCGACCTCTCGCTCGTCGGCCAGGTGACAAAGGCGAGCGTCACCCCTGAAGACGGCGCAGTCGCGGTCAAGCCCACGATCCAGGTCGAGATCACGACGAGCGCCCCACTCGACCCAGCATCCATCGACCCGGCGAACATCCAACTGCTGGAAGGCCCGATCGCCAACATGCAATCCGTACCGCTGCGCGTGGCCCTCGCGGCCAGCGGTACGACGCTCGCGTTGATTCCCGAAGAGCGCCTCAAGCCGGCCACCGCCTACACGCTGCAAGCGAGCGGTTTGCGCGACAGCTTCGGCGATCCCGTGATCGTACCTCCGACAACCTTCACCACCCAAGCCGACAAGCCGCCGGAATACAACACCGACCAAGTCCAGTTCTCCATGCCTGACAGCGACGGCCTGGTTGCCCTCAACGCGCCGCCTGGCTCGCTGCCCCCCGGCACCAGCATTCTCATCACCAACGAAGGCAACGGCATCGTCGTCAGCTTCACAGTCGGCAACGATGGATCGATCACCGGAGTCCTTCCGGCCACCATCGATGACCGCTTGCTCATCAGCATCACCGACCCCCACGGCAACGTAACCAGCTTCACACGCAGCCAGTACGTGGGCGTCGATGGCCGGGTCGCGGTGGGGCCGGGTGGCGGTGTGGTCAAGGGCGCCGGCGGGGCGGAGTTGCGGATCCCGGAGGGGGCATTGCAGGCGGGTGTGAGGTTCTCCGTTCGACCGCTCGATAGCGTTGCGTTTCCAGAGCGTCCGGAATTCGCGGACGCAGCGTTTGGCGGCGGCATCACGATCGAATCGTCGACACAACCGACTTTCCAAAAGGAAGTCGATCTTGCGTTCCCCAAGCCGCCAGGTGCGCCGGAGGATTCGTTTTACTACGTCTTTCGGCGCCTCGAGATGCCAGACGGGCGAGTGGCATTCGAGGTGATTGACCACGCGTTCGTGGAGGAAACCGCAACCGGACCCAAGGTCGTGACTGCGTCCCCTCCGTTCCCGGGAGTTCGGAATAGCTTCGGGTCGCTCAACATCCTGCAATCATCCACCCAAGCGCCGCTTCTGAGCCTCACTCCGGCCAATCACTTCGTGCTCGCGTATGCGTCCAGTGTCGTTGGCAAGGCCTTGTCGGTGGCGGGTGCGATTCGGGGTCGCGTGATGCGCTTCAAGTGGGGCACGAGCGCCACGAAGCCGGAGCTCGAACCCGAAGCCAACGTGGGCATTGGTTTCGTCGATGCCAGCGGACAGCCTATCGCTACAAGCGCAGGAGGGTCGCCAACGGTGGCTGTCAGCCAGGCAGACGGGAGCTTCACCATCTGGGACGCCTTCCCCACCGCCGGTGCAAAGAGTCTGGCCGCCATGCTACCTGGGGTCACGCTGGGACAGACCTGCCCCACGCCCACGCAGCCCTCCAGCACCATTCAGTGTGCGACCGCAGTACGCACCGACCCGCTGAAGCTTGCTGACTCGATTCCGGCGCTTCGTCACTACGATAACTACTCGGAAGTCAGTTTCGCCTTTCCCGCGGCACAGCCGCCACCGCCACCGCCCCTGGCCGACGTCCGCGTAATGCGCGAGGCCGCCGGGACCAGGCAGGAAATCGACGGCGTTGTAGTTGCCGGTCAGCCACTGCTGGTGGGGGTCTTGGCCGACAACGCAGCTGTTCGCTCGGTTCAAGTGGCGCATCAAGGCGTCACCGAGAGCCTCAACGTCCGAACCGATCCTCTGGCCGGGCAACCCTCCGGCATGACCAAGCTGTCTGACTATACCCCTGCTTTCCCGGGAGCATACACGGTCACCGCTGAGATGCTTCCTCTGCCGTTCGGTGCGCCAACCACCGTGTCCGCCACCTTCCGTGCGGTCGCCGCCGGCGGCGACATCACAGAGCCCTTACCCGGCGAGCGGCCCGCTGTGGTCACGGCTCGCGCCAATCCGTCCGCTGACGCGAAGGGCGTTCCAGTCACTGTTTTTCCGCAAGTTGTCTTTACCGAGCCAGTGATGAACGTGCCTGGAAACGTCACGCTAACCGACGACATGGGGGAGCCCGTACCTGGCCAGCTGGTTGGCGTCGGCCTGGACGGGCTTCCCATAGACCTCAGCGAGCCTCAGGGGTCGCAGGCAACGATCACCTCGTTCACGTTTCAGCCCGATACTCCTCTCAGGTTTGGCGCCGCTTACAGTCTGTCCCTAAGCGACGGGATTCATGACCTCGATGATCAGCTCCCGGGCGGACCGGCCCAACCCAGCGCACTCGTTCCGTACACGAGCACTTTCACTACCCATCAGCCACAGGCTCTTGCTGACCCAGGCATCGGCTTCAGTTCTGCCGGCATCGTTTCGGTTGGAACCAGAGCCTATCTTGTTCAGAACAACTTCACCCACGGTATTCTCAGGGTCTTTGATATCGCCAACCCCGCGGCTCCAGTTGAAATCGTGGCAGCACAGCGGCGCATGCTGGGTCGGCCCATGGATCTCGATGTGGTGGACGAAGGTGATGGGAAGGCCAGGGTTATCGTTGTCACCGGCCCTGCAGACCGGTCGCTTCCTTCCAATCTGCGCACATATCGCGTGCCCGCCGCTGGTCCAACGGAGTGGATCGGCGCCGCGAGCCTTACGGCCACAGCCCGCGAAGGCATCGTCCGTCGCGTCGCGGTCAAGGACAACACCGCATATGCCATCACGACCATGAAGGGAATCCAAGTGGTCGACCTTCAGCTTGCACACCAGCTCTTTATCCGCGCAGGCGGCGACAGCCATCATGTTCGCGTCCCTCTGAATACCGATGAACTCGGTTTCGGTCAGGAAGCGGTTCTGATGAACGTTCCCGTACTGAAGCCCGACGGCCGGTCTGCGTTTCTCTCGGAGCTTGAAGTGGCGGACCTGCTGGATGGATTCGTTCAGCCACTTGTGGTCGCTACGGGCGAGCCGGGTCTGGTGATCGCCAACCCGCAGAGGGGAGAGATTCTCTTCCAGGGACAACCCGCGAATGCCTTCGGCGCTACGCAGCTCTGGGGCCGAGCTGTTGCCGTTGGGCGCCTCGGCAAGCGTGACATCGCCGTGATCGCAGGAGACCAGGCCGGCACTTCAAGCCTTGTAACCGTCGACATCACCGACCCGCGCAAACCCATTCTCTTGGGCCAGTCCACGCTGCCGGAAAAAGCCACCGACTTGGTTCTCCAGGACGACCTCGCCTTGGTTGGGGGCAAGACCCGCGTTACGACGGTCCGTCTCACTGATTTAACGAAGCCCTCGCAAGCAGGCCATATCGCCGACGTCGGCGACCGCGTTGCGTTGGCTCCTAGTGGTGCCCTTCTTTCCGCCGCTACGTCAACGCGTGGTGGTGACGTGCATTTGGGCGGCGTCCGAACTTCGATTCTCGGGGTGGCTGTGGTCGTACTCCCAGTCCGGCCGGTCCCCACTAGGCCTGTGACTACCGGGGCTGTCCAGGAGCGGGAGCTCCTCTATGACTTGGTCGTACCAATCGCTGCCTACGGCCTGCCGAGCTCGGTGCAGGAGGGCCATGTTCAGTTGGTCGCTCATGATACGGGCAACCCGAACGCACCTGCCCTTCCCATTGCAGCGACGAACGTCTCGTTGGACCTGATAGACGGTCACCATTTCGGAACCGCCGTCTTTACTGCACAAAGCCGAGTCCCGCGAGGAAAGACGATCCGCGCCCGTGTCCTCGTAGACCCGCGCCACGTCGGGGTCAATCGCACCCCACAAGACTGGGACAATAGCGCCTCCGCTGTGCGCGCAGACTGGCCTTTTACTCTTCTGTTGAACCAGATTCGTCTCCGACTCGACTCCAACAACGACACGTTGCTTGGTGAACCAGGCACGGGTGTCGACTCCCTGGACGCCAAAGCCGTGGCGCGCGGAGATGCGTTTGCGTTCTGGAATGGCGATCCCTGGACTGCGGCATTGGGCGACTCTCGATTGGAAGACTGGGCTCAGCTGCGCATTCGTGTACTACGTGAACTCCCCCACGATGAGCACCTTTACCTGCTCATGCAGGGAGCCTCCTGGTGGCTAGTGAAGAACGCGGGAACCGGCAAGCAGTACCTCACCCAGAAGCCGACAGCGCTCGCACAACACGGAGAGCTGCTGCGAGCTGTTCGATCCGAATCGGCGGGCTCCTCGAAGGGGCGGATTGACATCCCGGACGATTGGCTGAAGGAAGGTGACAACGAGTTTCTGTTCTTCTGTGAGGATTGCCCCGGCGACGCAATGACGCTGTGGCATTATCGCGATGATGGTGGCACTCCCCCCCTCACTCTACCCAGCCCACCCAGCCTACGAAGCGCTGCTGTTCACATCCGACCGTTGAGCGAGTGGACGAGCGTATACAGCGCACGACCGGGCAACAACGCGACCGTTCCTCCGACGCCCCAAACCACCAGCCCACATTCGCCTGCCCCAGCGTTCCAGCGTTTGCAGACATGGGCGCCCATTCCACCCAAAGCGAAGCATCTCACTGTCATTGTGCACGGATTCAACGTCACAGAAGGGCAGTTTTCTACAGAATTCTTCCCCACGTACATAAAGCGATTGTATTGGGCAAGGCATCCTGTGTTCGCTTCACAAGAGGATTCGTCGGGGGCACCGGCCCATACAATCGGATTGTCATGGCCTGGAGATGCAAGAAACAGCCGGCCGGGGTCAGTGTTCACGTACTTCCCGGACGATGAGTTTCACGCATTCCAAACCGGCGTCAGCCTGAGCAGGCTCTTAAGGAAGCTGCATTCACCCGACCGTACGATACACGTGATTGCTCACAGCCTGGGAAACGTCGTTGTGAACAGCGCGATCGATCAGGAAGGCATGCAGGACGTGGTTGACACGTACATTATGAACGAGGCCGCGATACCGACAGAGGTCTTCGGTAATGAAGATCTTGTGGATCAGGCAATGAAACAAGCTGCGGAGCTCAAGGGTTATCCTGCTGACAAACAGTGGGTTGATGAATGGGATGAGATTAATTATCGACGCTGCGGAACAGATGATTGCACGAAGGTTTCTGTCCCAGGGTGGACTCCGATCCGTCGGTGGAAAGATCCCGAAAAGTCCCCGGTATTTGATATCGTAAACAAGCCATGTAGTGTAGAGTTTACGGATGGTTTGTGTGCGAGTGCGTGCAACAGGGCAAAGGGAAATCGCGTATGTATTCCGAGTCAATTTGGCGGATCCTGTATTGCCCGGTACCTGAACAGAGAACACTGCGCTTCAACTTGTGTAGGCGACGATTGCAGTTCGGACGCAAAGGCGACTGACGACTACACGGATTGGGAGAAGAAGCTGCGTGCGGAGTTGGAACCTCAGGTCAAGTATGATGTGAGATGGCGATCCGGAAACGGCAGTAGCCCTTGGCGAGGAATCTACGCGCACAACAAGAGCAGAATCAGAAATGGACGACTTTTCAATACGTATTATCCAGGCGATTATGCGGTTAGAGTGGATGCGGGCATTTGGAGTCCATTGCAGTTGGCGCCCATTAATCCGTGGTTTGTGTCTCAAAGGTGGCAGAAACCGAAGGTGGGAGTGTTTGGTCTAAAAGGAGACTCTATTAACGAGAAGTTTTGGGCGAGACTTCAGGACACGGGGTCGGATCAGCAATACTTGTGGTTTGTTCCCGGGTTCGCACCGGTTTCGACCTATACTAAACAGACGAGAAAATGGGCCGAGCTCGCATACTACTTCCAGCCACTATCTGGAGCCGCGGGGGCGCAACACGTGACGGCGCTCGATGGGCCAGGCGACGTACGCAATTTCGACATGACGGAGTGGGCAGAGAGTCTGCACTTCATGCGTAGGCATTCCTTTATGACGCTGAGCACGTTTCCTCAAGTCTGGTGCGCGTACAAACTGTATCGGCACCTGATGGCCGATGGAAGACGCAAGCTTTGCGAGGCGGACTTGTAGCTGGCGAGGTGGCGTTGTCACGTCTGGCAATAAGTTGTTGCTATCGAAACTGCCAGCGACCTGCTTTCTTGCTGGTCCTAGCGGGTTGGACTGCTGCGTGGAGCGCCCAGGCCCAAACGGGCTCCCGCCTCCCCACCGTCACCTCCTTCGACATCCCCATCGCCGGTCTCTCGGCAACCCTCGACCCACCCGAACCCGTGATCCCCAAGAACACCGACTCCGGCGTGCTCGTCGTCGTACGCGCCGGCGACCGCGTGCTCGCAACCCAAGAAGTCGCAGAGTTCCTCGGCGGACCGTTCGAGGTTCAGGCCGAGCTTTCAGGCCCCGGCTTGGAGCGCACCATCACGGTTCCCCAACTCGCCCTGAGTGATCCACCGCCCGAAGATCCGCTGGTGCTGCGCCTGCCACCGTTGCCGATGGCAGGCGACTACGCCCTCGCAAACGTCCGCCTGGTCAGAGACGGCAAGCCGGTGCTGGACGCTACGCCGTTGCAGTTCACGGTGAAGGTGATCGATCAGGTGCTCATCACGTCGGTCAAGACGCGGCCGTTGACGTTGGATGAGATTCGGGACAAGGGGATCGTGCTGAGCAGCGATGACTACGTGGGGTTTGAGTTCACGTTGGGGATGGCCACGGAGTCGCAGTCGGTGAGCTTTAGTTTGCCGGTGGCGTTTGATCGGCAGGGCGTACCGGTGCCGGCGGTGATCAAGCCGCCTTCTTCGCCGCCGCGGGCGGGGGTGAGTGTGGCGCAGGACCTGCCGGAGCCGTTGATCGTGCCGACGCTGCTCGAGGTCGAGGATCTGAAGGCGCTCAATATCCCGGACTTCGACGGTACGCTGCGGGCTCCGTCGGGAGAGCCGATTCGGATTCCGAGCGTGCTCGTGATTCCGGGCAACGTGGGGTATTTGAAGCAGTTCTTTTCGGCGCAGCTGTTTGTGGCCAATGGGGCGCCGGTTGGCTCGGGGCTGACGGTGCGGGATGTGCAAGGCACAGTGAAGCTGCCGGCGGGCGCTGATCGTGTGCCTGGCAGTGCGGACGATCCGCTGGTGCTGCCGGAGACCGTGCGTGGGGTGCAGCCCGAGACGCTGCCGGTGCGTGGGGTGGGGCTCGATGGAGTGCCGGATACGGCAGACGACACGGTTGTGCTCAAAGCGGCGGAGCAAGGTCAGGCGGAGTTTCTGATCCGCGGCGAGCAGGAGGGCTTTCACTCGATCGAGTTCGACATTGCTGCGGTCTTGGATGGGCTTCCGATCGGGCCGGTGGACGTCAGGGGCAAGGCGCGCGGCGGGGTGTTGGTGCGCAACCCGTTCTTTGACATGACGTTCACGATTCCGAGCGTGGTGCGGGCGGGAGAGCCCTTCTCGGTGTTTGCCACGGTGAACCACATCGGCAAGGGCATTGCGAACGACCTGAGCGTGGCCTTGACCGCGGCCAGCCTATCCGGGGCGAGAGCGGCGGGTGATCTGGAGCAGCGCATCCCGACCTTGCTGCCGGGCGACGCGCGCACGCTGGAGTACCGCTTCGTGGCCCAGCGCACCGGGCAAGTGGTTGCGACCTATCTGAAGCTGGACACGAGCGCACCGGGGGCGGGCAAGCTCAAGTGGAGTCTTGGGGTGGGTGAACGCGGAGTCGCACTCTCTCCGGATACGCTGGTGCTGCCCGCGGGTGTCGACGGTCTACCGCGCGAGGTGGTGGCCGCAGCCATGCGCGTGCTGGGTCAGGCATGGAGCATCAGCAACGCGGCCGCGGGAACGCTCCCGCCTGATGTGCTGCGGATTCCGCGCAGTGTGACCACGGCCAGGGCGCTCGCCTTGGCCGAGGCGGGGTTGCGCGTGTCGCTGGGTCAGGACCCTCGTTCGGCCGCGCGCGATCTGGCGTTTGACTTCTACGGCGGCGAGCCGCTCGACGCGGCCTTCGATCAGCTGCTCAGAGAAACGCAAGCGGGGCACGCGTTTGCGCGCGCTGTGGGCACAGCGCTGGCGTCGGAGATGCATGCGGCGGGTGGTCTGTTGCCGTTCGGGCAAGAGATCGACGCGGTCGCAGTATCGGGCGCGGACTTTCTGCGCTTCGCGGTTGGCAGCGGCAGCGGTGCGCCGCCCGTCGAGGTCACGCTGCTGGATGACGTGGGTCGTCGCAGCGATGCCCCCGCAGCGCCGGACGTCCCGCCGGTGAGCGAGATTGCCGGAGCAGTCTGGATTCCGATGGGCGCAACCAGCGCGGAGGCGCTGGTCGGGCTGCTGACCCAGGTCAACTCGCCGCTCTACACGCTTGAGCTCAAGGGCACGGGACCTGGCGTGCTCGACCTCTCGCTCACCCAGCCGCGTGGTGATGGGAGCTTCGTGCGTGGCGAGCTCACGGCCGTGCCCGTGACAGCGGCCACCCGAGCACGCTTGCTCGTGGATCGGCGCCGGCCGGAAACGCTCGTGCTCGAAGTCGACGCGAACGGTGACGGCAGCTACGAGAGCTCGCAGGCGTTGCGCGTGGAAGCGGTGGCGTCCAGCGGCCCGCAACTCGTATCGGCGAGCGTGGTGGGGCCGGAGACCATCGACGGCGCCAGTCCGTTCGGGTTCCAGGTTGCGGTGCTGTTCGACCGCATCGTGGATGCGGACAGCGCGGCTGTGCTTGACCATTACGTGATCCCTCAGAACGGCATGCAGTCGGCACAGCGCCAGCTTTCTGGTCGCTTTGTGTTCGGCTCGCTCGAGCAGCCGGAAGGACCCTACGTTCCGAGCACGCTTGCGGTTTCAGGTATGCGTGATCAGCGCGGCGTGGTCGGACCATCCAAGACCGTCGAGCTGGTGTCGACGCTGGAAGACCCCGGTGCGGTGATCTCCGGCCGCGTCGTGGGGCCAGATGGCGGCGCCGTGACCACGGGCACGGTCACGTACCAGAACAACTCCAACTGGGAATGCTTGCCCTCCTTGTTTGAGCAAGAGTCGAGTCCCATCGCGGCCGGTTTCGCAGCGGTGGAGCTCGACGGGCAGGGTCGCTACGAGTTCCGTTACGTGCGTCAGGACGCGTGTGGGTTCCCGTGGATTCTCGCCACGCGCGATCCGCGCACGGGCTCGTTGCAGCGTGCGAGCGGGTTTGTGAGCACGGCCGGCGAGCACGTGGTGCTCGATTTTGCGTTGCTTGGTCAAGGCGTGGTCCGCGGCACCGTGCGCGACCTGCGCGGCAACGTGGTGTCGGGCGCGCAGGTTGCGGTCGTGAGCCAGACCGATCCGCAGGTCGGCGGCGTTACGACCACGGATGGCTCTGGACGCTACACGGTCTACGGCATCACCGTGGGCCAAGTCAGTGTGACTGCGGCCAAGGGTACTGGGGTAGGGCGGGCATCCGGCAACGTGGGGCGTGCGGGTGGCACCGCCAGCGTAGACGTAACCTTGGACGGCAGCGCCACCTCGGTGGCGGGACAGGTCCGGATCGTGGAGGGGGTTGAGCAACGGGAGGGCGTGGGCGTGACCGTGGTGTACGAGGCCAAGGGCACCACGATCGCCGTGACTCAGACCGACCGGGCCGGTGCGTTTTCGTTCGAGAACGTCCCGGCCGGCCCGTTCACACTCAAGGCAGCGCTCAACACGCGGGACAGCGCGAAGATCCACGGCACGGCCGTAGCGGGCCAGCCTTTGACGGGTCAAGTCCTTGTGATCCACGTGCCTGTTGCGGGTGCCCCGCAGCCTGGACCCGGCTACGGCAGCGTGCAGGGACTTGTTAGCTACGCCGATGGCGTTCCGGCGTCGGACGTAGTCGTGTCGATCGCGGGTCGCGGCGTGGTGTCGGCTGCGGACGGCAGCTTCGAGATCCCCGGCGTGCCGGTCGATCCTAGCGCCCCGCACACGGTACTCGCGCAAAGCCGCGACGGACTGCGCTCGGGTCAAGCGCAGGTGTACGTCACGCAAAGCGAGCAGATCGTCGAAGGTGTCGTCGTGGTGCTTTCCGGCCTGGGCAGCGCCGAGTTCCGTGTGCTTGATTCCAAGGGTGCACCTTTGGTCGGCCAAGAAGTGGGCCTTCTGGGTCGCTGCAAAGCTGCCTGCGGCTGCAACCCGGCCACCACGGACAGCCACGGCATGGCCCGCTTCGACGGCCTGCCGATCGGCGCGGTGCATGCGCGCGCGGTTCGTGCGGGCACCGGTTTCGCGGATGTGGCAAGCGCGAGCGCGTCGATCACGCGCGACGGCGAAGTGGCCACGGGCACGCTGCAGTTCGCAGGGGCGGGGAGCGTGTCTGGCGTGGTTCGCGATGCCGCTGGCAGTCCGGTGTTCGGCGCGGATGTGGTCCTGCGCTCCAAGGTCTTCGTCTCGGCGACATGTAGTCTGGGACACGGCGTGGCGCAGCGCGTGCGCACGAACACCCGCGGCGAGTACCGCTTCAGGGCCGTGAACCTCGGACCGGTGAGCGTGACCGCGAGTCAGACCTTTCTGCCGGTGCCTGTCAGCGCGACCGACGTGCTCACCGTGCCTGGCCAGGAGCTCGCGCTCGATCTCACGCTGCTTTCCGGCGACGCCAGTTTCGCGGGCCAGCTTTCGGGCACGGTGCTGCTGCCGGATGGCGTGACCCCGGCGGGAGCCGGCATCGAAGTGACCGCGGACGGGGTGCTGCCCGACGTCGTGGTGTCGACCGACGCTGTGGGCCATTTCGCCTTTGCCAAGATCCTGCCCGAAGGCCGATACACGCTTACGGCAAGGGACCCGGTCACGGGCGGCGTGGCCAAGACAGCGGTCTTCCTGCGCGCGAACCAAGATGCGCAGCAGAACCTCCGATTGCTCGGCCGCGGCGTAGTGCGCGTGAGCGTACAGGACGCGGCGGGCCTACCGGTCGACAATGCCTTCGTGCGCGTGCGCGAGGCCGGGTTTACCGGCGGGCTGCACGAGGGGGCCGTCGAGGCCTCGAATCTCGGTGTCGTGAGGTTCGAGAACGTGTTCGAAGGCCCGCTGAGCATTGAAGCCAGCGATGTGTTTGGCCGCGGCGGTCGCGCGTCTGCGTTGCTGGCAGACCCCGGCACCACGCTGGACGTGACGGTGCGCCTGAGCATGACCGGGTCGGTCGCCGGCATCTTCGTCGCAGCCGATGGGGCCACTCCTGTGCCGTTCGGTGCCGTAACTCTCACCGCGGGCGGG
This window harbors:
- a CDS encoding Ig-like domain-containing protein, with protein sequence MIFGGPGHDSIHGGEGADRIEGGPGDDVILGGDDEDRISGGDGHDLVSGGEDRDRVDLGPGNDVAVLDEDDDEETDERDIVDGGAGKDACRGNSCELPAPRQGQCGTVDGDLGSYGDTDEGPRPRMRGPGSSKGKRGAAAGAGREAGKTDRNNDTDEGADERPRTCPTGKRCELGLGICVACRHDAECNDAGNVCTHDVCAPTEGCSNPPVTDGTLCLDQTVCNGTETCRAGLCTPGTPLDCDDRNVCTDDSCDAATGCVHVDNASPCDDADLCTQVDTCRSGTCVGRDPVVCVALDQCHEIGICDPGTGICSNPAKPDGTTCIDGDACTRTDVCRAGVCVGINPVVCVAQDQCHVAGTCDSANGVCSNPAKADGAVCDDGSLCTRKDTCVAGACSGDDPVVCPEETCRELWTCAPASGECFASTKPDAALCVDRMVIGRVLSDHTGFALAGASVRSVETSTTTRADGRYNLATDQSNLTVVAQLAGFTSVARAVAIQPDVGSVAVDARLTPLANPVEVGPGGATLNARLSRWPSAAAEATLTVHPGAFPGPTSLRLTPLSAQGLPARLPLGWSPLAALDLRAGDAALLQGNLTFDIDGLPEGPALVVRYEPDNVVWRVMSAPNLAAGGTLHLELSQLGSYAVVSSDDGGPVHPAVGDPLTGVDPAGALPIVAAFGQGTPGLLPAGGGLVEGRVLVAASAPLPSGTVVQVATSETYDLATGTVASSPTQVQDIALYRSPVIDVANADTTGAVVVLGARFPIQASRTYAASALRKGNIHIDVLAGREDYRGAIGGLDALSTGDGDALLQVASHSLAEQTVLDIEQQRNVADYLPHTDGIVPLSELCLDLSGEKLRKPASLSLGSLASAGGTLLLARIERVDGVAYPIVVAVGKAQPGQSLFSASSELPGIRQEGTYVVYGAAEPVGFVAGTTRTEQGTPVSTLVTTSNSPFAALSGPNGRYLVPAKPGDVTLSARVSETKLAGSALAWVTAEQTISLDLSLVGQVTKASVTPEDGAVAVKPTIQVEITTSAPLDPASIDPANIQLLEGPIANMQSVPLRVALAASGTTLALIPEERLKPATAYTLQASGLRDSFGDPVIVPPTTFTTQADKPPEYNTDQVQFSMPDSDGLVALNAPPGSLPPGTSILITNEGNGIVVSFTVGNDGSITGVLPATIDDRLLISITDPHGNVTSFTRSQYVGVDGRVAVGPGGGVVKGAGGAELRIPEGALQAGVRFSVRPLDSVAFPERPEFADAAFGGGITIESSTQPTFQKEVDLAFPKPPGAPEDSFYYVFRRLEMPDGRVAFEVIDHAFVEETATGPKVVTASPPFPGVRNSFGSLNILQSSTQAPLLSLTPANHFVLAYASSVVGKALSVAGAIRGRVMRFKWGTSATKPELEPEANVGIGFVDASGQPIATSAGGSPTVAVSQADGSFTIWDAFPTAGAKSLAAMLPGVTLGQTCPTPTQPSSTIQCATAVRTDPLKLADSIPALRHYDNYSEVSFAFPAAQPPPPPPLADVRVMREAAGTRQEIDGVVVAGQPLLVGVLADNAAVRSVQVAHQGVTESLNVRTDPLAGQPSGMTKLSDYTPAFPGAYTVTAEMLPLPFGAPTTVSATFRAVAAGGDITEPLPGERPAVVTARANPSADAKGVPVTVFPQVVFTEPVMNVPGNVTLTDDMGEPVPGQLVGVGLDGLPIDLSEPQGSQATITSFTFQPDTPLRFGAAYSLSLSDGIHDLDDQLPGGPAQPSALVPYTSTFTTHQPQALADPGIGFSSAGIVSVGTRAYLVQNNFTHGILRVFDIANPAAPVEIVAAQRRMLGRPMDLDVVDEGDGKARVIVVTGPADRSLPSNLRTYRVPAAGPTEWIGAASLTATAREGIVRRVAVKDNTAYAITTMKGIQVVDLQLAHQLFIRAGGDSHHVRVPLNTDELGFGQEAVLMNVPVLKPDGRSAFLSELEVADLLDGFVQPLVVATGEPGLVIANPQRGEILFQGQPANAFGATQLWGRAVAVGRLGKRDIAVIAGDQAGTSSLVTVDITDPRKPILLGQSTLPEKATDLVLQDDLALVGGKTRVTTVRLTDLTKPSQAGHIADVGDRVALAPSGALLSAATSTRGGDVHLGGVRTSILGVAVVVLPVRPVPTRPVTTGAVQERELLYDLVVPIAAYGLPSSVQEGHVQLVAHDTGNPNAPALPIAATNVSLDLIDGHHFGTAVFTAQSRVPRGKTIRARVLVDPRHVGVNRTPQDWDNSASAVRADWPFTLLLNQIRLRLDSNNDTLLGEPGTGVDSLDAKAVARGDAFAFWNGDPWTAALGDSRLEDWAQLRIRVLRELPHDEHLYLLMQGASWWLVKNAGTGKQYLTQKPTALAQHGELLRAVRSESAGSSKGRIDIPDDWLKEGDNEFLFFCEDCPGDAMTLWHYRDDGGTPPLTLPSPPSLRSAAVHIRPLSEWTSVYSARPGNNATVPPTPQTTSPHSPAPAFQRLQTWAPIPPKAKHLTVIVHGFNVTEGQFSTEFFPTYIKRLYWARHPVFASQEDSSGAPAHTIGLSWPGDARNSRPGSVFTYFPDDEFHAFQTGVSLSRLLRKLHSPDRTIHVIAHSLGNVVVNSAIDQEGMQDVVDTYIMNEAAIPTEVFGNEDLVDQAMKQAAELKGYPADKQWVDEWDEINYRRCGTDDCTKVSVPGWTPIRRWKDPEKSPVFDIVNKPCSVEFTDGLCASACNRAKGNRVCIPSQFGGSCIARYLNREHCASTCVGDDCSSDAKATDDYTDWEKKLRAELEPQVKYDVRWRSGNGSSPWRGIYAHNKSRIRNGRLFNTYYPGDYAVRVDAGIWSPLQLAPINPWFVSQRWQKPKVGVFGLKGDSINEKFWARLQDTGSDQQYLWFVPGFAPVSTYTKQTRKWAELAYYFQPLSGAAGAQHVTALDGPGDVRNFDMTEWAESLHFMRRHSFMTLSTFPQVWCAYKLYRHLMADGRRKLCEADL